The Daucus carota subsp. sativus chromosome 9, DH1 v3.0, whole genome shotgun sequence genome window below encodes:
- the LOC108192248 gene encoding uncharacterized protein LOC108192248 isoform X1 produces MAEEVEMVCPTEDMFSELLDSLVAPYLPTDPAPSLHQHQLIANQMHAVVVLYNYYHRKRHPSLEYLSFTSCCKLAVIFKPKLLAYMKLMCRPDYHTVVDLKGQLSLTEEAIMGACKVSSALLAHEDVPGIGWPIRKVTVLLVDSTRENCLLLFGSITKGIWSAIERDLKSTSEIGKCSGLRPRTEVHTDEDALLQLAFSGINEVAGINNSDLEVLERHTVYSLNVEKTAAHFFIVQSSQSITADHQCHIKDVIESLQGPLVRKSSRGWMLTTVHQYFHLLPYTRILADWFSREQLSKQVRVNVKDTITQCSNSTKNHLKTEVVGKNISHENICVTDAEATDGSHDTAKQEINGCTHHISLPEKVDGDEINKDASSNVKVNHPVKETDAMEIDKDVLPSDEVLVENDNECFNSIDQDKVDVDAIGSFKINHPSMKIDSVEIDNYISPNNINPAVQKSNSVMGITSKQFKVVESLNSRISSNSGDSVASYDRAVDSHQPKSINVEKPTSNLASDEDALQQALRKREKLSMQRSSIQEELALCEKQIQTFIDGDAYDMGVKMQAVKDFCNYVSTKSTTDSQVIPGPGPCQHLEDPITQHAKRKRSSVDILPVEHFCQELDIFCCMNYWMLPTYSVRSSEEGYYADVNVKGAEFSSSEVSNLKTTPAEARASAAAKMMAVLDHVLPKQ; encoded by the exons ATGCATGCTGTAGTGGTACTCTACAACTACTACCACAGGAAACGTCATCCGAGTTTGGAGTATTTAAGTTTCACTTCTTGTTGCAAATTGGCTGTCATTTTCAAGCCTAAGTTATTGGCATACATGAAGCTCATGTGTCGACCTGATTACCACACTGTAGTGGACCTAAAAGGTCAGCTGTCACTGACAGAGGAAGCGATTATGGGTGCTTGTAAGGTTTCTTCGGCGCTGCTTGCACATGAAGATGTTCCAGGTATTGGATGGCCGATACGCAAAGTTACTGTACTCTTAGTTGATTCTACAAGGGAGAATTGCTTGCTACTGTTTGGTTCTATAACAAAAGGAATTTGGTCAGCCATTGAAAGAGATCTTAAATCCACATCTGAAATCGGAAAATGCAGTGGACTACGACCTCGAACTGAAGTGCACACCGATGAAGATGCTCTTCTGCAACTTGCATTTTCTGGCATTAATGAAGTAGCAG GCATTAATAATTCTGATCTTGAGGTTCTGGAGAGGCATACTGTATATTCGTTAAATGTGGAAAAGACAGCTGCTCATTTTTTTATTGTGCAATCTTCACAATCCATAACTGCGGATCATCAATGTCACATTAAAGACGTTATTGAGAG CTTGCAAGGCCCTCTGGTTCGAAAGAGTTCTCGTGGTTGGATGCTCACCACTGTTCATCAATACTTTCATCTTCTTCCTTATACTAGGATCTTGGCGGACTGGTTTTCTAG GGAACAATTATCAAAGCAAGTGAGGGTAAATGTCAAAGATACTATTACGCAATGTTCAAATTCGACCAAAAATCATCTGAAGACTGAAGTCGTAGGCAAAAATATTAGCCatgaaaatatatgtgtaactGATGCAGAGGCAACTGATGGAAGTCATGACACCGCAAAGCAGGAAATAAATGGATGTACACATCATATCTCCTTGCCAGAAAAAGTTGATGGAGATGAGATCAACAAAGATGCATCCAGCAATGTCAAAGTCAACCATCCAGTTAAGGAAACAGATGCTATGGAAATCGATAAAGATGTCTTACCAAGTGATGAAGTTCTAGTG GAAAATGATAATGAGTGTTTCAATTCCATCGATCAGGACAAAGTGGACGTAGATGCGATCGGGAGTTTCAAAATCAACCACCCTAGCATGAAGATAGATTCTGTGGAAATTGATAATTACATCTCACCAAATAATATCAACCCGGCG GTGCAGAAGTCTAACTCCGTTATGGGGATCACAAGCAAGCAGTTCAAAGTAGTAGAGTCCCTGAATTCCAGAATTAGTTCAAATAGTGGAGATTCTGTGGCCTCATATGATCGTGCGGTGGATTCTCATCAACCAAAATCTATAAATGTTGAAAAACCGACATCTAACCTGGCTTCAGATGAGGATGCATTGCAACAGGCTCTCAGAAAAAGAGAGAAACTG TCTATGCAGCGAAGCAGTATACAAGAAGAGCTTGCATTGTGTGAGAAACAAATCCAGACATTTATAGATG GTGATGCATATGATATGGGAGTTAAGATGCAAGCTGTTAAAGATTTTTGTAATTATGTTAGCACAAAAAGCACAACAGACTCCCAAGTTATCCCAGGGCCTGGCCCTTGTCAGCATCTCGAAGACCCCATAACTCAGCATGCAAAGAGAAAAAGATCATCAGTCGACATCCTCCCGGTGGAACATTTTTGTCAG GAATTGGACATTTTCTGTTGTATGAACTATTGGATGCTGCCAACCTACAGTGTTCGTTCATCAGAGG AGGGATATTATGCTGACGTAAACGTTAAAGGAGCAGAATTTTCCTCATCTGAAGTGAGCAACCTGAAGACCACTCCTGCTGAGGCAAGAGCATCGGCTGCAGCTAAGATGATGGCTGTACTTGACCATGTTTTACCCAAGCAGTAG
- the LOC108192248 gene encoding uncharacterized protein LOC108192248 isoform X2, with protein sequence MAEEVEMVCPTEDMFSELLDSLVAPYLPTDPAPSLHQHQLIANQMHAVVVLYNYYHRKRHPSLEYLSFTSCCKLAVIFKPKLLAYMKLMCRPDYHTVVDLKGQLSLTEEAIMGACKVSSALLAHEDVPGIGWPIRKVTVLLVDSTRENCLLLFGSITKGIWSAIERDLKSTSEIGKCSGLRPRTEVHTDEDALLQLAFSGINEVAGINNSDLEVLERHTVYSLNVEKTAAHFFIVQSSQSITADHQCHIKDVIESLQGPLVRKSSRGWMLTTVHQYFHLLPYTRILADWFSREQLSKQVRVNVKDTITQCSNSTKNHLKTEVVGKNISHENICVTDAEATDGSHDTAKQEINGCTHHISLPEKVDGDEINKDASSNVKVNHPVKETDAMEIDKDVLPSDEVLVDKVDVDAIGSFKINHPSMKIDSVEIDNYISPNNINPAVQKSNSVMGITSKQFKVVESLNSRISSNSGDSVASYDRAVDSHQPKSINVEKPTSNLASDEDALQQALRKREKLSMQRSSIQEELALCEKQIQTFIDGDAYDMGVKMQAVKDFCNYVSTKSTTDSQVIPGPGPCQHLEDPITQHAKRKRSSVDILPVEHFCQELDIFCCMNYWMLPTYSVRSSEEGYYADVNVKGAEFSSSEVSNLKTTPAEARASAAAKMMAVLDHVLPKQ encoded by the exons ATGCATGCTGTAGTGGTACTCTACAACTACTACCACAGGAAACGTCATCCGAGTTTGGAGTATTTAAGTTTCACTTCTTGTTGCAAATTGGCTGTCATTTTCAAGCCTAAGTTATTGGCATACATGAAGCTCATGTGTCGACCTGATTACCACACTGTAGTGGACCTAAAAGGTCAGCTGTCACTGACAGAGGAAGCGATTATGGGTGCTTGTAAGGTTTCTTCGGCGCTGCTTGCACATGAAGATGTTCCAGGTATTGGATGGCCGATACGCAAAGTTACTGTACTCTTAGTTGATTCTACAAGGGAGAATTGCTTGCTACTGTTTGGTTCTATAACAAAAGGAATTTGGTCAGCCATTGAAAGAGATCTTAAATCCACATCTGAAATCGGAAAATGCAGTGGACTACGACCTCGAACTGAAGTGCACACCGATGAAGATGCTCTTCTGCAACTTGCATTTTCTGGCATTAATGAAGTAGCAG GCATTAATAATTCTGATCTTGAGGTTCTGGAGAGGCATACTGTATATTCGTTAAATGTGGAAAAGACAGCTGCTCATTTTTTTATTGTGCAATCTTCACAATCCATAACTGCGGATCATCAATGTCACATTAAAGACGTTATTGAGAG CTTGCAAGGCCCTCTGGTTCGAAAGAGTTCTCGTGGTTGGATGCTCACCACTGTTCATCAATACTTTCATCTTCTTCCTTATACTAGGATCTTGGCGGACTGGTTTTCTAG GGAACAATTATCAAAGCAAGTGAGGGTAAATGTCAAAGATACTATTACGCAATGTTCAAATTCGACCAAAAATCATCTGAAGACTGAAGTCGTAGGCAAAAATATTAGCCatgaaaatatatgtgtaactGATGCAGAGGCAACTGATGGAAGTCATGACACCGCAAAGCAGGAAATAAATGGATGTACACATCATATCTCCTTGCCAGAAAAAGTTGATGGAGATGAGATCAACAAAGATGCATCCAGCAATGTCAAAGTCAACCATCCAGTTAAGGAAACAGATGCTATGGAAATCGATAAAGATGTCTTACCAAGTGATGAAGTTCTAGTG GACAAAGTGGACGTAGATGCGATCGGGAGTTTCAAAATCAACCACCCTAGCATGAAGATAGATTCTGTGGAAATTGATAATTACATCTCACCAAATAATATCAACCCGGCG GTGCAGAAGTCTAACTCCGTTATGGGGATCACAAGCAAGCAGTTCAAAGTAGTAGAGTCCCTGAATTCCAGAATTAGTTCAAATAGTGGAGATTCTGTGGCCTCATATGATCGTGCGGTGGATTCTCATCAACCAAAATCTATAAATGTTGAAAAACCGACATCTAACCTGGCTTCAGATGAGGATGCATTGCAACAGGCTCTCAGAAAAAGAGAGAAACTG TCTATGCAGCGAAGCAGTATACAAGAAGAGCTTGCATTGTGTGAGAAACAAATCCAGACATTTATAGATG GTGATGCATATGATATGGGAGTTAAGATGCAAGCTGTTAAAGATTTTTGTAATTATGTTAGCACAAAAAGCACAACAGACTCCCAAGTTATCCCAGGGCCTGGCCCTTGTCAGCATCTCGAAGACCCCATAACTCAGCATGCAAAGAGAAAAAGATCATCAGTCGACATCCTCCCGGTGGAACATTTTTGTCAG GAATTGGACATTTTCTGTTGTATGAACTATTGGATGCTGCCAACCTACAGTGTTCGTTCATCAGAGG AGGGATATTATGCTGACGTAAACGTTAAAGGAGCAGAATTTTCCTCATCTGAAGTGAGCAACCTGAAGACCACTCCTGCTGAGGCAAGAGCATCGGCTGCAGCTAAGATGATGGCTGTACTTGACCATGTTTTACCCAAGCAGTAG